From a single Bacillus sp. NEB1478 genomic region:
- a CDS encoding GerAB/ArcD/ProY family transporter produces the protein MQKIKEVFLVSPFLVFFLIHSEQVGVGVLGYQRIIAKYAGYDSWISVIIAAVFVHILIWMIYYVLDNGGGDIVTIHKTLFGGFIGNIFNLAIVLYFLLWSITVLRTYIEVIQVWMFPTLNTWKLAVVFLILTYYVVSAGFRTVAGVCFLGVVIPLALIGLLVYPLHFTHFSNLLPVFDESIKDYLTATKNMMLSYLGFETILVFYPFIKNAKKSQKFAHHANIFTFMMYLLVTLFSFAFFSQEQLARNIWATLSMVKIVQVSFVERFDYIFVSVWCLVILPNITLAIWCSSRIAKLMLNVRQHYTLIVVLAIALFACILLDSRFKINMLNNYTNKVGFYLAVSYIPFLFAVTFIRKMIKKKGANSEQSSSSS, from the coding sequence ATGCAGAAAATTAAAGAAGTTTTCCTTGTTTCTCCCTTTCTTGTGTTTTTCCTCATACACTCTGAACAAGTCGGTGTCGGTGTTTTAGGTTATCAAAGAATCATAGCGAAATATGCTGGATATGATTCCTGGATATCTGTCATAATTGCTGCTGTTTTTGTTCACATTCTGATATGGATGATTTATTATGTGCTCGACAATGGCGGCGGAGATATTGTCACAATTCACAAAACGCTGTTTGGAGGTTTTATAGGCAATATATTCAATCTCGCTATTGTTTTGTATTTTCTTTTATGGTCGATTACGGTTCTGCGAACGTACATAGAAGTTATTCAAGTATGGATGTTTCCAACGCTGAATACTTGGAAGCTTGCTGTTGTATTTTTGATTTTAACGTATTATGTCGTATCCGCGGGTTTTCGAACGGTAGCAGGGGTATGCTTTCTTGGTGTTGTTATCCCGCTCGCACTTATCGGTCTATTGGTTTATCCGCTGCACTTCACCCATTTTTCTAACCTATTGCCAGTTTTCGATGAGAGTATTAAGGATTATTTAACTGCCACTAAAAATATGATGCTAAGCTATCTTGGATTTGAAACGATTCTGGTTTTTTATCCATTTATTAAAAATGCGAAAAAATCACAAAAGTTTGCTCATCATGCAAACATTTTTACCTTTATGATGTATCTTCTCGTTACGTTGTTTTCATTTGCCTTCTTTAGTCAGGAACAATTGGCAAGGAATATTTGGGCAACTCTTTCAATGGTGAAAATTGTACAAGTTTCATTCGTAGAACGATTTGATTATATTTTCGTATCAGTCTGGTGTTTAGTAATTTTGCCAAATATCACGCTGGCGATCTGGTGTTCAAGCCGTATTGCAAAATTAATGCTTAATGTTCGGCAGCATTATACACTCATTGTTGTTCTGGCTATCGCTCTGTTTGCGTGTATTCTTTTAGATAGCCGTTTCAAAATCAACATGCTAAATAATTACACAAATAAAGTGGGATTTTATTTGGCGGTCAGCTACATACCATTTCTCTTTGCAGTGACATTTATCCGGAAGATGATAAAGAAAAAAGGAGCTAACAGTGAACAAAGCTCCTCTTCTTCTTAA
- the hutU gene encoding urocanate hydratase, with the protein MTNVKQTIKAARGTEMTAKGWVQEAAMRMLMNNLDGQVAENPDDLVVYGGIGKAARNWDSYHKIVETLQKLENDETLLVQSGKPVAVFKSHSDAPRVLLANSNLVPAWANWDTFRDLEKRGLMMYGQMTAGSWIYIGTQGILQGTYETFAEAARKHFNGSLKGTITLTAGLGGMGGAQPLAVTMNDGVVIAIDVDETRIQRRLDTKYLDRKTDSLEEALKLAKEYAEKGEPLSIGLLGNAAEILPKLIEMGEIPDLVTDQTSAHDPLHGYLPVGFSMEEGAELRTRNPEQYIEKSKESMAIHVQAMLDMQKKGAVVFDYGNNIRQVALDEGVKDAFDFPGFVPAFIRPLFCEGKGPFRWVALSGDPEDIRKTDEVILREFSDNEHLCKWIKMAQEKVQFQGLPSRICWLGYGERAKFGRIINEMVANGELSAPIVIGRDHLDCGSVASPNRETEAMQDGSDAVADWPILNAMINAVNGASWVSVHHGGGVGMGYSLHAGMVIVADGTEEAARRLERVLTSDPGMGIVRHADAGYDLAIQTAKEKGVNLPMINE; encoded by the coding sequence ATGACAAACGTAAAACAAACGATAAAAGCAGCACGCGGAACAGAGATGACAGCAAAGGGATGGGTGCAGGAAGCTGCTATGCGTATGCTGATGAATAATCTTGATGGCCAAGTGGCAGAAAACCCGGATGATCTCGTCGTTTATGGTGGAATCGGGAAAGCTGCCCGCAACTGGGATTCTTATCATAAAATCGTAGAAACGCTTCAGAAACTGGAAAACGATGAAACTCTTCTTGTTCAGTCAGGTAAACCCGTTGCAGTATTCAAGTCTCATAGTGATGCACCTCGTGTACTGCTTGCTAACTCAAATCTTGTTCCGGCATGGGCGAACTGGGATACGTTCCGTGATTTAGAAAAACGCGGCCTTATGATGTACGGCCAAATGACCGCAGGAAGCTGGATCTATATCGGAACACAAGGCATTCTGCAAGGCACATATGAAACATTTGCGGAAGCGGCCCGAAAGCATTTTAACGGGTCATTAAAAGGAACGATTACCCTTACGGCCGGTCTTGGCGGAATGGGAGGCGCACAGCCACTAGCTGTAACGATGAATGACGGAGTAGTCATCGCGATCGATGTGGATGAAACAAGAATACAAAGAAGACTCGACACAAAATATTTAGATAGAAAAACAGACAGCTTGGAAGAAGCTTTGAAACTTGCAAAAGAATATGCAGAAAAAGGTGAGCCTCTCTCAATCGGATTACTTGGAAACGCTGCTGAAATTTTACCAAAACTTATTGAGATGGGTGAGATTCCTGACTTGGTAACTGACCAAACGTCAGCTCATGATCCGCTGCATGGCTACTTGCCGGTCGGTTTCTCTATGGAAGAAGGAGCAGAACTGCGTACGCGCAATCCGGAACAGTATATTGAAAAATCAAAAGAGTCGATGGCGATTCATGTTCAAGCGATGCTTGATATGCAGAAAAAAGGAGCTGTTGTCTTCGATTACGGGAACAATATCAGACAAGTTGCTTTAGATGAAGGTGTGAAGGATGCTTTTGATTTCCCAGGTTTCGTTCCAGCGTTTATCAGGCCATTATTCTGCGAAGGAAAAGGTCCTTTCAGATGGGTAGCATTATCTGGTGACCCAGAGGATATCCGTAAAACAGATGAAGTTATTTTACGTGAGTTCAGCGATAACGAACATCTTTGCAAATGGATTAAGATGGCGCAGGAAAAAGTACAATTCCAAGGACTTCCTTCCCGCATTTGCTGGCTAGGGTACGGAGAACGTGCGAAGTTTGGAAGAATTATTAATGAAATGGTAGCTAATGGCGAGCTGTCAGCACCAATCGTAATTGGGCGTGACCATCTGGATTGCGGATCTGTTGCTTCTCCAAACCGTGAAACAGAGGCGATGCAGGATGGCAGCGATGCAGTTGCAGACTGGCCGATTCTTAACGCAATGATCAACGCAGTAAACGGTGCGAGCTGGGTTTCTGTTCATCATGGCGGCGGTGTTGGAATGGGCTACTCGCTTCATGCAGGAATGGTCATTGTGGCTGACGGAACAGAAGAGGCTGCACGCCGATTGGAACGCGTTCTGACGAGTGACCCTGGTATGGGAATCGTAAGACATGCAGACGCGGGATATGATTTAGCGATCCAAACAGCGAAAGAAAAAGGCGTAAACTTGCCGATGATTAACGAATAA
- the ytvI gene encoding sporulation integral membrane protein YtvI — MTVKNIVLLLILLAGIIVFVFYSIPLLLALITAIMLEPIVKMFIKLMKGRRLLSVTITFLLFLTGTGLLTYWLVTTLVIQVIEFITVLPSYSVHLFEIAENTFYEMENFYASLPPEVVGTLEDSLSGLREYAVQSAKGLTTGILGIITSIPGLMIYFIIYLVALFLFSLDLPRLYAEFLNLFTTSAREKVELVFSQLSKATVGFFRAQIILSFVTYILAFVGLMILDVQYAVIIAVLIVVVDILPILGTGSVLVPWAAYSFFVNHNDHLAIGLLIMFGLITIIRRIIEPKILGSSLGISALAALVSLYIGFKLLGFMGLIIGPAIVIIYEALRSAGFLKIKIDF, encoded by the coding sequence ATGACTGTAAAGAACATCGTTTTACTGCTTATATTGCTTGCTGGAATCATCGTTTTTGTCTTTTACAGTATTCCTCTCCTTCTTGCATTAATTACGGCTATCATGCTCGAACCGATCGTAAAAATGTTTATCAAGCTGATGAAGGGCAGGCGGCTGCTTTCAGTTACGATTACATTTTTATTATTTTTAACAGGAACCGGCCTACTTACATATTGGCTTGTTACAACACTCGTTATTCAGGTCATCGAATTCATAACCGTTCTCCCATCCTATTCTGTCCATTTGTTTGAAATAGCAGAAAACACATTTTATGAAATGGAAAACTTTTATGCTAGTCTGCCTCCTGAGGTGGTTGGAACACTCGAGGACAGCTTAAGTGGATTAAGAGAATACGCCGTTCAATCTGCAAAAGGACTTACAACAGGCATTTTAGGAATTATCACTTCTATACCAGGATTAATGATTTACTTTATCATTTACCTTGTAGCCCTATTTTTATTTTCATTGGACTTACCTAGATTGTACGCTGAATTTCTTAACTTATTTACAACTTCTGCACGCGAGAAAGTTGAACTTGTTTTTAGCCAGTTATCTAAAGCAACAGTCGGTTTTTTCAGAGCGCAGATTATCTTAAGTTTTGTTACTTACATTCTAGCTTTTGTCGGACTTATGATATTAGATGTACAATATGCTGTAATCATAGCGGTCTTAATCGTCGTAGTCGACATTCTTCCTATATTAGGAACGGGATCTGTACTTGTTCCATGGGCCGCATATTCGTTCTTCGTTAATCATAATGATCACCTAGCCATTGGCCTTTTGATCATGTTCGGTCTCATTACCATCATTAGAAGGATTATTGAACCAAAAATTCTCGGATCGAGCCTTGGCATATCTGCATTAGCAGCTCTCGTATCCCTTTATATCGGTTTCAAACTTCTCGGATTTATGGGATTGATCATCGGACCTGCCATAGTGATTATTTATGAAGCACTTAGAAGTGCCGGATTCTTGAAAATCAAAATTGATTTTTAA
- the hutG gene encoding formimidoylglutamase yields MQTIPFLLKTGEPPFTDRGIKKAGQLLKQWNGEQVKGVAIAGAPLSKTSISHSGAHLAPQTIRAMMQSFSTYSIELEKDMWDHVITDFGDIEMHVTDLLQSQARIHSVLKEIQEEHREAVVITLGGDHSVSAGAIQAFQETRGKVGIIQFDAHFDLRNTEDGGPSNGTPFRQLIEKGIISGDQLIQLGIRDFANGKLYHDYAKEHGVTVYTMGDIKRESLLVLLKKSVEQLKQTTDNIYISLDMDVLDQAFAPGCPAIGPGGLDSESLIEGIQWLGQNESVKGMDIVEIDPTLDFRNMTSRLAAYLIMQFTLFYSNRMGGNENG; encoded by the coding sequence ATGCAAACTATACCCTTTCTTCTTAAAACGGGAGAGCCGCCATTTACAGACAGAGGTATTAAGAAAGCAGGTCAGCTTTTAAAGCAGTGGAACGGTGAACAGGTGAAAGGGGTAGCAATAGCAGGTGCGCCTCTTTCGAAAACCTCGATTTCACATTCGGGAGCTCATTTAGCACCGCAGACGATTCGAGCAATGATGCAGTCGTTTTCTACGTACAGTATTGAGCTTGAAAAAGACATGTGGGATCACGTTATAACAGATTTTGGTGATATTGAGATGCATGTTACAGACCTCTTACAATCACAGGCCCGCATACATTCGGTATTAAAAGAGATTCAAGAAGAGCATCGTGAAGCAGTTGTGATTACACTTGGCGGTGATCATTCCGTCTCAGCAGGTGCCATTCAGGCGTTTCAAGAAACGAGAGGAAAAGTCGGCATCATTCAGTTTGATGCTCATTTTGATCTAAGGAACACTGAAGATGGAGGTCCTTCAAACGGTACTCCATTCAGACAGCTTATTGAAAAAGGGATCATTTCCGGTGATCAGCTCATTCAGCTCGGTATCCGTGATTTTGCTAATGGCAAGCTTTATCATGATTATGCAAAAGAGCATGGCGTAACTGTTTATACGATGGGTGATATAAAACGAGAAAGCTTGCTCGTTTTGCTGAAAAAATCAGTTGAACAGTTAAAACAGACAACAGATAACATATATATTTCACTGGATATGGATGTACTGGATCAGGCATTTGCTCCTGGATGTCCTGCGATCGGTCCTGGCGGTTTGGACAGTGAGTCATTAATCGAAGGCATTCAGTGGCTTGGGCAGAATGAGTCTGTAAAGGGGATGGATATAGTAGAGATTGATCCCACTCTTGATTTTAGAAATATGACAAGCCGACTCGCTGCCTACTTAATCATGCAGTTTACCTTATTTTATTCGAATAGAATGGGAGGAAATGAAAATGGGTGA
- a CDS encoding helix-turn-helix transcriptional regulator: MGEFGTFIETSRKQKGLSKSELARRLNITPQYMADIEKGRMIPSEEKIEKLVIALELNEKETYKLADKLPLRVLAEAKQAFYNLV; this comes from the coding sequence ATGGGTGAGTTTGGAACATTTATCGAAACTTCCAGAAAACAAAAAGGATTAAGCAAATCAGAACTTGCGAGAAGATTGAACATTACACCACAGTATATGGCAGATATCGAAAAAGGCAGAATGATTCCTTCTGAGGAAAAAATCGAAAAGCTAGTCATTGCGTTAGAGCTGAATGAAAAAGAAACATATAAACTGGCAGACAAACTCCCTTTACGAGTGCTGGCAGAAGCTAAACAAGCATTCTATAATTTAGTGTAA
- the hutH gene encoding histidine ammonia-lyase: MVTLTGNTLSMEEIKRILHGNEPVEACPLSMKKVADSRKAVEEIVNSGKVVYGITTGFGKFSDVFISRDDVETLQLNLIRSHACGIGDPFPETISRLMLILRANALLKGLSGIRPVVIERLLDLVAHGVHPVVPQQGSLGASGDLAPLSHLALVLVGEGEAIYKGERMPGQDALMRAGIEPVVLTAKEGLALINGTQAMTAQGIAAYIEAERIGLMADAIASLTTESLRGITDAFDEDVHIARGYKEQVEVAERLRSYLEGSQLTTKQGEVRVQDAYSLRCIPQVHGASWQVLGYVKEKLEIEMNAATDNPLIFDNGNKIISGGNFHGQPIAFAMDFLKLAAAEWANISERRIERMVNPQLSDLPGFLSPNPGLESGAMIMQYAAASLVSENKTLAHPASVDSIPSSANQEDHVSMGTIASRHAAQIIANARRVLAVELICAMQAADFRGPEKLAPKTKKIYEHGRKVSPAIHCDRMFHRDMEAIASWMLDQSWNDILIETKTEKLPH; this comes from the coding sequence ATGGTTACATTAACGGGAAACACACTGTCCATGGAAGAAATTAAACGAATTTTGCACGGAAATGAACCGGTTGAAGCATGTCCATTAAGCATGAAAAAAGTTGCTGACAGCCGTAAAGCGGTTGAAGAAATCGTGAATTCAGGAAAAGTGGTATATGGTATCACAACTGGATTTGGAAAGTTTAGTGATGTCTTTATTTCAAGAGATGATGTTGAAACACTGCAATTAAACTTAATTCGCAGCCATGCATGTGGAATCGGGGACCCGTTTCCTGAGACAATCAGCAGACTCATGCTGATTTTACGAGCAAATGCTCTATTAAAAGGATTGTCTGGCATTCGGCCTGTTGTGATCGAAAGACTGCTTGATCTTGTTGCCCATGGCGTGCATCCGGTCGTCCCGCAGCAAGGATCACTCGGTGCAAGCGGTGACTTGGCTCCGTTATCACATTTAGCACTCGTTTTAGTAGGCGAGGGTGAAGCGATTTATAAAGGTGAACGCATGCCGGGACAAGACGCATTAATGAGAGCAGGGATAGAGCCGGTCGTATTAACTGCTAAAGAAGGTTTGGCTTTGATCAATGGTACACAGGCGATGACTGCGCAAGGAATAGCGGCTTATATCGAAGCAGAGCGGATCGGGCTGATGGCCGATGCGATTGCTTCACTGACAACAGAATCATTAAGAGGAATTACAGATGCTTTTGATGAAGATGTACACATCGCACGAGGTTACAAGGAACAGGTTGAAGTAGCTGAAAGGCTGCGCAGTTATTTAGAAGGCAGCCAGCTAACAACAAAACAAGGTGAAGTACGAGTTCAGGATGCCTACTCGTTAAGATGCATTCCTCAAGTGCATGGTGCTTCATGGCAAGTACTTGGATATGTAAAGGAGAAGCTAGAGATCGAAATGAACGCGGCAACTGATAACCCGCTTATTTTTGATAATGGAAACAAGATTATTTCTGGCGGCAACTTTCACGGACAGCCGATCGCATTTGCAATGGATTTCTTGAAACTGGCAGCAGCAGAGTGGGCGAACATTTCCGAACGCCGCATCGAGAGGATGGTAAATCCGCAATTAAGTGATCTGCCAGGTTTCTTGAGTCCAAATCCTGGTCTTGAATCAGGTGCGATGATTATGCAATATGCTGCAGCATCACTCGTATCGGAAAACAAAACATTGGCACACCCAGCGAGTGTTGATTCTATTCCGTCTTCTGCCAATCAGGAAGATCATGTGAGTATGGGTACGATCGCATCAAGACATGCTGCTCAGATCATTGCAAATGCGAGACGTGTGCTTGCGGTTGAATTAATCTGTGCCATGCAGGCTGCAGATTTTAGAGGACCGGAAAAGTTAGCTCCGAAAACAAAGAAAATATATGAGCACGGCAGAAAAGTTAGTCCCGCAATCCACTGTGACCGCATGTTCCATCGTGATATGGAAGCGATTGCTTCTTGGATGCTGGATCAATCGTGGAACGATATTTTAATAGAAACGAAAACCGAAAAACTACCACACTAA
- the hutP gene encoding hut operon transcriptional regulator HutP, which produces MALSNDRLLGKMAMLGVLDESYLSEIEKQGWKYCTGKAGSMDSQKVVAAIETAAKNEGVIHTGIYRETHSLYHAIMEAFHGVTRGQVQLGTVLRTVGLRFIVVRGNPYEKKEEGDWIAVALYGTIGAPVKGLEHEAIGLGINHI; this is translated from the coding sequence ATGGCATTATCCAATGACAGGCTTTTAGGAAAAATGGCCATGTTAGGTGTTCTTGATGAGAGCTATTTATCAGAGATTGAGAAACAAGGCTGGAAGTATTGCACAGGCAAAGCCGGTTCTATGGATTCTCAAAAAGTAGTGGCGGCTATTGAAACAGCTGCTAAAAATGAAGGTGTCATTCATACAGGAATCTATCGTGAAACACATTCACTGTATCATGCGATCATGGAAGCTTTTCATGGTGTGACGCGTGGACAGGTACAGCTTGGAACTGTTCTTAGGACGGTAGGTCTGCGCTTTATCGTAGTACGCGGGAATCCGTATGAAAAAAAAGAAGAGGGCGACTGGATAGCAGTTGCTTTATACGGAACGATCGGAGCTCCTGTAAAGGGACTTGAGCATGAAGCGATCGGTCTTGGCATTAACCATATTTAA
- the hutI gene encoding imidazolonepropionase produces MLDTLIFASQVIVPQGENRALRGAEMNELKVIDNGAVGIKDGKIAFIGTREEATHLQAKETIDGTGKLLSPGLVDPHTHLVFGGSREHELALKQQGVPYLEILAQGGGIHSTVKATRETSEEALYEKGLFHLNRCLTYGVTTMEAKSGYGLDKETEMKQLRVAKKLNENHPIDLVSTFLGAHAIPEKYKGRPEAFLEEMLSMLKEISKEGLAEFVDIFCETGVFSVEQSRIFLQKAKTAGFGVKIHADEIDPLGGTEMACEIGAISADHLVGASKKGVRMLGESDTIAVLLPGTTFYLGKEHFAPARDMISSGAAVALSTDFNPGSSPTENLQFIMNLAALKLKMSPEEIWNAVTVNAAYAIGRGNAAGSLLEGRNADLVLWDVPNYKYVPYHYGVNHVNKVWKNGKVVAGRADSHANYTLSS; encoded by the coding sequence ATGCTGGATACTTTAATTTTTGCTTCACAAGTTATCGTTCCCCAAGGTGAGAACAGGGCACTGCGCGGTGCAGAAATGAACGAGCTTAAAGTGATCGATAATGGAGCTGTCGGAATAAAGGACGGCAAAATCGCTTTTATCGGAACTCGTGAAGAAGCAACTCACTTACAAGCAAAAGAAACGATTGACGGTACAGGCAAACTTTTATCTCCTGGTTTAGTGGATCCCCATACACATCTTGTGTTTGGTGGATCCCGTGAACATGAGCTTGCTTTAAAGCAGCAAGGAGTTCCTTACTTGGAGATCTTAGCACAAGGCGGCGGGATTCATTCCACGGTAAAAGCGACGCGTGAAACGAGTGAAGAAGCTCTTTATGAAAAAGGTCTGTTTCATTTAAACAGATGTTTAACTTATGGTGTTACGACGATGGAAGCGAAAAGTGGCTATGGATTGGATAAAGAAACAGAAATGAAGCAGCTGCGAGTTGCTAAGAAACTGAATGAAAACCATCCAATTGATTTGGTTTCAACGTTTTTAGGAGCTCACGCGATTCCGGAAAAATACAAAGGCAGACCGGAAGCTTTTTTGGAAGAAATGCTTTCGATGCTGAAGGAAATATCGAAAGAAGGCTTAGCTGAGTTTGTTGATATTTTTTGTGAAACCGGCGTGTTTTCGGTTGAACAATCGCGCATCTTCCTGCAAAAAGCAAAAACAGCAGGCTTTGGTGTGAAGATCCATGCCGATGAGATCGATCCTCTTGGCGGAACGGAAATGGCTTGCGAGATTGGCGCCATTTCAGCTGATCATTTAGTCGGTGCAAGTAAGAAAGGCGTTCGTATGTTAGGAGAATCCGATACGATTGCCGTACTTCTTCCGGGAACAACGTTTTATTTAGGAAAGGAACATTTTGCACCTGCACGGGATATGATTTCAAGCGGAGCAGCCGTTGCATTATCCACGGACTTTAATCCCGGGAGTTCACCTACCGAAAATCTTCAATTCATTATGAACTTGGCAGCTTTAAAGCTGAAAATGTCTCCGGAAGAAATTTGGAACGCTGTTACGGTTAATGCGGCTTACGCAATTGGCAGAGGGAATGCTGCAGGCAGTCTGTTAGAAGGCAGAAATGCAGATCTTGTCTTATGGGACGTGCCGAATTACAAATATGTTCCTTATCATTATGGTGTGAACCACGTGAACAAAGTATGGAAAAACGGAAAAGTGGTGGCAGGAAGGGCGGATTCACATGCAAACTATACCCTTTCTTCTTAA
- a CDS encoding acyltransferase family protein gives MSTATRERDYYFDNAKFILIFLVVFGHFISPIKGQNEWLYTIYNFIYTFHMPAFILIGGFFTKGVWRDGYLTKIFKKIFIPYLIFQIVYSFFYYDLYGKSEMKLDFFDPHWTLWFLLSLLFWNVLLKLFVKMKHPLILAIGIGVAVGYIHELGTFLSLMRTFVFFPVFLLGHLLEKRDFKKIMKPSRKAAAAVFLVVLFITYHFFLPNGMKEWFLASSSYSEIIGYKTWFGGLIRLVMYGVMFLATFSVLALIPRRKMFFTAFGERTLYIYLLHGFILKYLFTTELFASIKENGLYFMLLFFAVIVTLFLASKPVIAIAQPLIELRWSKLKQLFKQKPSTPSRPQEE, from the coding sequence ATGAGTACTGCAACACGCGAACGCGATTACTATTTTGATAACGCCAAATTTATTTTGATTTTTCTGGTCGTGTTCGGACACTTCATTTCTCCTATAAAAGGACAGAATGAGTGGCTTTATACGATTTACAACTTTATCTATACGTTTCATATGCCTGCTTTCATATTAATTGGCGGCTTTTTCACAAAAGGTGTATGGCGAGATGGATATTTAACTAAAATTTTCAAAAAGATTTTCATTCCTTATTTGATCTTTCAAATTGTTTATAGTTTTTTCTATTATGACTTATACGGAAAAAGCGAAATGAAACTCGATTTCTTTGATCCGCATTGGACACTCTGGTTTCTGTTAAGCTTGTTATTCTGGAACGTACTGTTGAAACTATTTGTAAAAATGAAACACCCGCTAATCTTAGCGATAGGTATAGGCGTAGCAGTAGGCTACATTCATGAACTGGGGACTTTCCTTAGTCTGATGAGAACTTTTGTCTTCTTCCCGGTTTTCTTACTGGGACATTTGCTTGAAAAAAGAGACTTCAAAAAAATAATGAAGCCTTCACGAAAAGCAGCTGCAGCCGTATTCTTGGTCGTTTTATTCATCACTTATCATTTCTTTTTACCAAATGGAATGAAAGAATGGTTTCTAGCTTCATCCTCCTACTCTGAAATCATAGGGTATAAGACGTGGTTTGGGGGATTGATCAGACTTGTGATGTACGGTGTGATGTTTCTTGCTACGTTTAGTGTTTTGGCGCTGATCCCAAGGCGAAAAATGTTCTTCACAGCGTTTGGTGAAAGAACTTTATACATCTATCTTTTGCATGGGTTTATCTTGAAGTATTTGTTTACAACAGAGCTTTTTGCATCAATAAAAGAAAACGGTTTGTACTTCATGCTGCTTTTCTTTGCTGTAATCGTTACATTATTCTTGGCCAGCAAACCTGTTATCGCAATCGCACAGCCATTAATCGAGCTTCGCTGGTCTAAACTTAAACAACTGTTTAAACAAAAGCCATCTACACCATCCAGGCCGCAAGAAGAATAA
- a CDS encoding TrkH family potassium uptake protein, translated as MYHPFSLKPPQILALLFLFLIIVGAVLLKLPIAHEKTLSWVDAFFIATSASTVTGLVTVDPGTTFTLFGEIVILFLIQVGGLGVMSFASLIVIMLGKKISIKQRMLMQEALNQPSLGGVIRLVRNLFLFSISIQIIAITILSIRWVPDMGFSKGVYYSVFHVISAYNNAGFALWSDGLMRYVGDPTVNLVITWLIITGGIGFTVLIDLWVSKTWKELTLHTKVMIISTFAINILAILLVYLFEFNNPKTLGVLSGAEKLWAAYFQGISPRTAGFNSIDMTAIQPDTALLMTLLMFVGAGSASTGGGIKLTTFVVILFTVLTFIKGKDETVILKRTIRNAVIFRALAITMISLMVVFIALFILTYAQKGDSFMVILFEVVSAFGTVGLSMGLSPHLMLVSKIVIMAVMIFGKLGPLTLLFSLAAPKRENIRYPDGEVLTG; from the coding sequence ATGTACCACCCATTTTCTTTAAAGCCGCCGCAGATTTTAGCTTTGCTTTTTTTGTTTTTAATCATTGTTGGAGCTGTTTTGTTAAAACTGCCAATTGCTCACGAGAAGACTTTGTCATGGGTGGATGCTTTTTTTATTGCAACGTCTGCATCTACCGTTACAGGTCTAGTGACCGTTGATCCAGGAACGACATTTACTTTATTCGGTGAGATCGTCATTCTTTTCTTAATCCAAGTCGGCGGTCTAGGCGTTATGTCATTTGCTTCACTTATCGTAATTATGCTTGGAAAAAAAATATCGATTAAGCAAAGAATGCTAATGCAAGAAGCACTTAATCAGCCCTCTTTAGGCGGGGTTATTAGGCTTGTAAGAAATTTATTTCTCTTTTCGATTAGTATTCAAATCATAGCAATTACTATTCTTTCTATACGATGGGTACCGGATATGGGCTTTTCAAAAGGTGTATATTATAGCGTTTTCCACGTGATTTCAGCGTATAATAATGCCGGATTTGCGCTATGGTCAGATGGATTGATGAGATATGTAGGTGATCCAACGGTTAACCTTGTTATTACATGGCTTATCATTACTGGTGGAATTGGATTTACTGTATTGATTGACTTATGGGTGAGTAAAACGTGGAAAGAGTTAACACTTCATACAAAAGTGATGATTATCTCTACATTTGCAATAAACATTTTAGCTATTTTACTCGTTTATTTATTCGAGTTTAATAACCCGAAAACATTAGGTGTACTTTCAGGAGCGGAAAAACTGTGGGCCGCTTATTTTCAAGGAATCTCTCCAAGAACTGCTGGCTTCAACTCCATTGATATGACAGCGATTCAGCCAGATACAGCTCTCTTGATGACCTTGCTAATGTTTGTAGGAGCAGGTAGTGCTTCAACAGGCGGAGGTATTAAGTTAACAACGTTTGTCGTGATTCTTTTTACTGTTTTGACTTTTATTAAAGGAAAAGATGAAACGGTAATTTTAAAACGTACAATACGTAATGCGGTTATTTTCCGGGCGCTAGCCATTACGATGATCTCTTTAATGGTAGTATTTATAGCACTTTTCATCTTAACGTATGCTCAAAAAGGAGACTCCTTTATGGTAATTCTTTTTGAGGTTGTCTCTGCATTTGGTACAGTCGGGCTAAGTATGGGATTGAGCCCGCACCTAATGCTGGTCAGCAAAATAGTGATTATGGCAGTAATGATCTTTGGAAAACTTGGACCATTAACGCTGCTGTTCAGTTTAGCAGCACCAAAAAGAGAAAATATCCGCTATCCTGACGGTGAAGTATTAACAGGATGA